The following proteins are co-located in the Tripterygium wilfordii isolate XIE 37 chromosome 2, ASM1340144v1, whole genome shotgun sequence genome:
- the LOC120013689 gene encoding magnesium transporter MRS2-5 isoform X1 — protein sequence MKELRAPLLPSDNLESTSSLNPKRLNLDGNGKQGFTSSLDLRRFNLDGNGKQGFASSLDLRRFNLDGNGKQGFTSSLDLRRFNLDGYGNRGSGFPGLKKRGHSSRSWIKIDHDGYSKILELDKVSIMKHCSLPARDLRLLDPLFIYPSTILGREKAIVVNLEQIRCIITADEVVLMNSLDGFVAQYESELCKRLQINRDQPEDLPFEFKALELALELTCMSLDAQVKDLEMEVYPVLDELASSISTLNLERVRKLKGHLLALTQRVQKVRDEIEHLMDDDGDMAEMYLTEKKQRLEAYPLDDLNSPTYTSDGPRAISKSAPISPVASATGDRRLLRAFSSIVSSSKHGSLMSSSSDAENIDQLEMLLEAYFVVVDHTLSKLFSLKEYIDDTEDLINIKLGNVQNQLIQFELLLTAATFVATIFTVVAGVFGMNFEDSVFDNPSTFSWVLVITGIACGFLYFSFLIYFRHKKVFPL from the exons ATGAAAGAATTGCGAGCTCCACTTCTTCCCTCGGATAATCTAGAGTCGACTTCGTCTCTTAACCCCAAAAGGCTTAACTTAGATGGAAATGGGAAACAAGGCTTCACTTCTTCTCTTGACCTCAGAAGGTTTAACTTAGATGGAAATGGGAAACAAGGCTTCGCTTCTTCTCTTGACCTCAGAAGGTTTAACTTAGATGGAAATGGGAAACAAGGCTTCACTTCTTCTCTTGACCTCAGAAGGTTTAACTTAGATGGGTATGGGAATCGCGGGTCTGGTTTCCCTGGCCTGAAGAAGAGAGGGCACAGTAGTCGTTCTTGGATAAAAATTGATCATGATGGCTACTCAAAGATTTTGGAGCTTGATAAGGTTTCAATAATGAAACATTGTTCTTTGCCTGCAAGGGACCTCCGGCTCTTGGACCCTTTGTTCATTTATCCTTCTACAATATTAGGACGGGAGAAGGCAATTGTGGTCAATCTTGAACAGATTAGGTGTATAATAACAGCTGATGAGGTTGTCCTTATGAATTCCTTGGATGGATTTGTTGCTCAATACGAATCGGAATTGTGCAAGCGCCTTCAGATAAACAGAGATCAACCTG AAGACTTGCCATTTGAGTTTAAAGCTCTGGAATTGGCTTTGGAACTAACTTGCATGTCTCTTGATGCTCAG GTCAAAGATTTGGAAATGGAGGTATATCCAGTATTAGATGAACTAGCATCGTCTATTAGCACCCTTAATCTGGAACGTGTTCGAAAGCTCAAAGGCCACCTCCTTGCCTTGACTCAGCGAGTTCAGAAG GTCCGTGATGAGATAGAGCATCTAATGGATGATGATGGTGACATGGCTGAAATGTATCTTACAGAGAAGAAACAGAGATTGGAGGCTTACCCACTAGATGACCTTAATAGTCCAACTTATACTTCAGATGGTCCTAGGGCAATTTCAAAGTCTGCACCTATTTCCCCAGTGGCGTCAGCTACTGGAGATCGAAGATTGCTGAGGGCATTTAGCAGTATTGTGAGTTCGAGCAAACATGGAAGCCTAATGAGTTCATCTAGTGACGCTGAGAACATTGACCAACTTGAAATGCTGCTTGAGGCATACTTTGTTGTTGTTGACCATACCCTCAGCAAGTTGTTCTCA CTTAAAGAATATATCGATGATACGGAAGATTTGATCAATATTAAACTG GGGAATGTTCAAAACCAATTGATTCAATTCGAATTGCTTCTCACTGCTGCAACTTTTGTGGCTACCATCTTTACTGTTGTGGCTGGAGTATTTGGAATGAACTTTGAGGACTCGGTCTTTGATAATCCATCAACATTTTCATGGGTTCTGGTTATAACTGGCATTGCATGTGGATTCTTGTACTTCTCCTTCTTGATTTATTTTAGGCACAAGAAAGTCTTTCCTTTATAA
- the LOC120013689 gene encoding magnesium transporter MRS2-5 isoform X2 — MKELRAPLLPSDNLESTSSLNPKRLNLDGNGKQGFTSSLDLRRFNLDGNGKQGFASSLDLRRFNLDGYGNRGSGFPGLKKRGHSSRSWIKIDHDGYSKILELDKVSIMKHCSLPARDLRLLDPLFIYPSTILGREKAIVVNLEQIRCIITADEVVLMNSLDGFVAQYESELCKRLQINRDQPEDLPFEFKALELALELTCMSLDAQVKDLEMEVYPVLDELASSISTLNLERVRKLKGHLLALTQRVQKVRDEIEHLMDDDGDMAEMYLTEKKQRLEAYPLDDLNSPTYTSDGPRAISKSAPISPVASATGDRRLLRAFSSIVSSSKHGSLMSSSSDAENIDQLEMLLEAYFVVVDHTLSKLFSLKEYIDDTEDLINIKLGNVQNQLIQFELLLTAATFVATIFTVVAGVFGMNFEDSVFDNPSTFSWVLVITGIACGFLYFSFLIYFRHKKVFPL; from the exons ATGAAAGAATTGCGAGCTCCACTTCTTCCCTCGGATAATCTAGAGTCGACTTCGTCTCTTAACCCCAAAAGGCTTAACTTAGATGGAAATGGGAAACAAGGCTTCACTTCTTCTCTTGACCTCAGAAGGTTTAACTTAGATGGAAATGGGAAACAAGGCTTCGCTTCTTCTCTTGACCTCAGAAG GTTTAACTTAGATGGGTATGGGAATCGCGGGTCTGGTTTCCCTGGCCTGAAGAAGAGAGGGCACAGTAGTCGTTCTTGGATAAAAATTGATCATGATGGCTACTCAAAGATTTTGGAGCTTGATAAGGTTTCAATAATGAAACATTGTTCTTTGCCTGCAAGGGACCTCCGGCTCTTGGACCCTTTGTTCATTTATCCTTCTACAATATTAGGACGGGAGAAGGCAATTGTGGTCAATCTTGAACAGATTAGGTGTATAATAACAGCTGATGAGGTTGTCCTTATGAATTCCTTGGATGGATTTGTTGCTCAATACGAATCGGAATTGTGCAAGCGCCTTCAGATAAACAGAGATCAACCTG AAGACTTGCCATTTGAGTTTAAAGCTCTGGAATTGGCTTTGGAACTAACTTGCATGTCTCTTGATGCTCAG GTCAAAGATTTGGAAATGGAGGTATATCCAGTATTAGATGAACTAGCATCGTCTATTAGCACCCTTAATCTGGAACGTGTTCGAAAGCTCAAAGGCCACCTCCTTGCCTTGACTCAGCGAGTTCAGAAG GTCCGTGATGAGATAGAGCATCTAATGGATGATGATGGTGACATGGCTGAAATGTATCTTACAGAGAAGAAACAGAGATTGGAGGCTTACCCACTAGATGACCTTAATAGTCCAACTTATACTTCAGATGGTCCTAGGGCAATTTCAAAGTCTGCACCTATTTCCCCAGTGGCGTCAGCTACTGGAGATCGAAGATTGCTGAGGGCATTTAGCAGTATTGTGAGTTCGAGCAAACATGGAAGCCTAATGAGTTCATCTAGTGACGCTGAGAACATTGACCAACTTGAAATGCTGCTTGAGGCATACTTTGTTGTTGTTGACCATACCCTCAGCAAGTTGTTCTCA CTTAAAGAATATATCGATGATACGGAAGATTTGATCAATATTAAACTG GGGAATGTTCAAAACCAATTGATTCAATTCGAATTGCTTCTCACTGCTGCAACTTTTGTGGCTACCATCTTTACTGTTGTGGCTGGAGTATTTGGAATGAACTTTGAGGACTCGGTCTTTGATAATCCATCAACATTTTCATGGGTTCTGGTTATAACTGGCATTGCATGTGGATTCTTGTACTTCTCCTTCTTGATTTATTTTAGGCACAAGAAAGTCTTTCCTTTATAA
- the LOC120013673 gene encoding probable inactive purple acid phosphatase 1 yields MKHPKATFLAVLFFLAILGKTSCHGDQPLSRIAIHKATFALDDHAYVKASPTVLGLGGQNSEWVTVQYSSSNPSVDDWIGVFSPANFSVASCAAENPRVYPPFLCSAPIKFQYANYSNPKYTFTGNGSLKLQLINQRSDFSFALFSGGVLNPKLVAVSNEVAFRNPNAPVYPRLAQGKEWNEMTVTWTSGYRISEAEPFVEWGQKGGSLMHSPAGTLTFKRNSMCGAPARTVGWRDPGYIHTSYLKELWPNAMYTYKLGHKFFNGTYIWSKDYQFKASPYPGQDSIQRVVIFGDMGKDEVDGSNEYNNFQRGSLNTTKQLIQDLKNIDIVFHIGDICYANGYISQWDQFTAQIEPIASTVPYMIAIGNHERDWPGTGSFYQNMDSGGECGVLSGTMFYAPAENRDKFWYSTDYGMFRFCIANTEHDWREGTEQYQFIEHCLASVDRQKQPWLIFLAHRVLGYSSDLSYAVEGSFAEPMGRESLQKLWQKYKVDIAMFGHVHNYERTCPIYQNICTNEEKNHYMGALNGTIHVAAGGGGASLSQFTTLKTTWSLYRDYDYGFVKLTAFDHSNLLFEYKKSRDGKVYDSFRITRDYRDILACAVDSCPSTTLAS; encoded by the exons ATGAAACACCCTAAAGCAACATTCTTGGCAGTTCTGTTTTTCCTTGCTATCCTTGGAAAGACAAGCTGTCATGGAGATCAGCCTCTCTCGAGAATCGCCATTCACAAGGCTACTTTTGCTCTTGACGACCATGCTTATGTCAAAGCCTCTCCTACAGTTCTGGGACTAGGG GGTCAAAATTCAGAATGGGTGACCGTCCAGTATAGTTCTTCAAACCCATCTGTTGATGATTGGATCGGGGTGTTTTCTCCTGCTAATTTCAG TGTTGCTTCTTGCGCTGCAGAAAATCCAAGAGTTTATCCTCCATTTTTGTGTTCTGCACCCATCAAG TTTCAGTATGCGAACTACAGCAATCCTAAGTACACATTTACAGGAAATGGGTCATTGAAACTTCAGTTGATTAACCAGAGATCAGACTTTTCCTTCGCACTCTTCTCAGGAGGCGTATTAAAT CCGAAGCTGGTGGCTGTGTCAAATGAAGTTGCATTCAGAAATCCAAATGCGCCAGTTTACCCACGCTTGGCTCAAGGAAAAGAATGGAATGAA ATGACTGTGACTTGGACGAGTGGATACAGGATCAGCGAAGCAGAACCATTTGTTGAATGGGGTCAGAAGGGAGGAAGTCTGATGCATTCTCCGGCTGGGACTCTTACTTTTAAGCGTAACAGCATGTGTG GTGCACCAGCAAGGACGGTGGGATGGCGTGATCCTGGATACATCCACACTAGTTATTTAAAGGAGTTATGGCCCAATGCCAT GTATACCTACAAGCTGGGACACAAATTTTTCAATGGTACATATATTTGGAGCAAGGATTATCAATTCAAAGCTTCTCCTTATCCTGGTCAAGATTCTATTCAACGTGTAGTAATTTTTGGTGATATGGGAAAG GATGAAGTTGATGGTTCTAATGAATATAATAATTTCCAGCGTGGTTCTCTTAACACTACTAAGCAGCTTATTCAAGACTTGAAGAACATTGATATTGTTTTCCACATTGGAGATATATGTTATGCAAATGGATACATCTCTCAGTGGGACCAATTTACTGCACAGATTGAACCCATTGCGTCGACTGTACCTTACATGATTGCAAT TGGTAATCACGAGCGTGACTGGCCGGGAACGGGTTCATTTTATCAGAACATGGATTCTGGAGGAGAGTGCGGTGTGTTGTCTGGGACAATGTTCTACGCCCCGGCTGAGAACAGAGACAAGTTCTG gtATTCAACTGATTATGGCATGTTCCGTTTCTGCATAGCTAACACAGAACATGATTGGAGAGAGGGAACGGAGCAATACCAGTTCATTGAGCACTGCTTAGCATCGGTTGATCGACAAAAGCAACCGTGGCTGATCTTTTTGGCACATCGGGTATTGGGTTATTCTTCTGATCTTTCTTATGCAGTTGAAGGATCTTTTGCAGAACCAATGGGGAGGGAGAGCCTTCAAAAGCTTTGGCAGAAGTACAAGGTTGACATTGCTATGTTTGGCCATGTACATAATTACGAAAGAACATGTCCGATATACCAG AACATTTGTACCAATGAAGAGAAGAACCATTACATGGGTGCGCTGAATGGAACAATACATGTGGCTGctggtggtggaggagcaagCCTTTCACAATTCACTACTCTTAAAACAACATGGAGCTTATACAGAGATTACGATTATGGATTTGTTAAACTTACTGCATTTGACCATTCCAACCTCCTGTTTGAGTACAAGAAGAGTAGAGACGGAAAGGTTTATGATTCGTTCAGAATTACCAGGGACTACAGGGACATCTTGGCCTGCGCAGTGGATAGCTGCCCAAGTACGACACTAGCATCTTGA
- the LOC120006475 gene encoding uncharacterized protein LOC120006475, which yields MVKTRACRKRSATLSTSDEAENTGQNASVDDEVESDDCSDSDSDDSVMNVRFNDSDEDNMDDDLFTRYTDEGVEGDQGGQDRSYEFNFTPNEDAIFSDAEYASDSLQSYDGSTEEEEGEKRESHPLFKLIKNMDNYKWHTGIRFPCRDSFKDAVATYAIQGGWSLKWIKFDNMRARVGCVDGCNFLLFCSKLSGVSTWELKTVLTEHSCERTNGNKMLNSKWLANRLVDKMRRNPKMKLVEIMQKVRDKYTIDISKTVASRARKKALEVVHGSYSEQYKRLNDFCAEILRSNPGSTCMVKVDRPPEYAMEVENPTPSRVLNPKFDRLYMCLDACKKAFLSACRPIVGLDGCFLKGMYGGQLLAAVGRDPNDGMLPIAIAVVRVENTETWD from the coding sequence ATGGTGAAAACACGTGCTTGTAGAAAAAGGTCTGCTACATTATCTACTAGTGATGAAGCTGAAAACACTGGACAGAATGCAAGTGTTGATGATGAGGTTGAAAGCGATGATTGCTCTGATTCTGATAGTGATGACAGTGTCATGAATGTGAGGTTCAATGACAGTGATGAAGACAACATGGATGATGATTTGTTCACGAGGTACACTGATGAGGGAGTTGAGGGTGATCAAGGTGGGCAGGATAGGAGTTATGAGTTCAATTTTACGCCTAATGAAGATGCAATTTTCAGTGATGCAGAGTACGCTTCAGACTCACTACAGAGTTATGATGGCTCTACTGAAGAGGAAGAAGGTGAGAAAAGGGAATCTCATCCACTATTTAAGCTCATTAAGAACATGGACAATTACAAGTGGCATACTGGTATCAGATTTCCATGCAGAGATTCGTTTAAGGATGCAGTTGCTACGTATGCAATTCAAGGAGGATGGTCTCTGAAATGGATCAAGTTTGACAATATGAGAGCACGGGTAGGTTGTGTGGATGGGTGTAACTTCTTGCTATTTTGTTCCAAGCTTAGTGGGGTGTCAACTTGGGAGCTGAAGACTGTTTTGACTGAACATTCTTGTGAGAGGACAAATGGGAACAAGATGTTAAATTCAAAGTGGCTTGCGAATAGATTGGTGGACAAGATGAGAAGAAACCCAAAAATGAAGCTTGTGGAGATAATGCAAAAGGTGAGAGACAAGTACACAATAGACATTAGCAAGACTGTGGCATCAAGAGCAAGGAAAAAGGCTTTAGAGGTGGTTCATGGAAGTTACTCAGAACAATACAAAAGGTTGAATGATTTTTGTGCAGAAATATTAAGATCAAATCCTGGCAGCACTTGTATGGTGAAGGTAGATAGACCACCAGAATATGCAATGGAGGTGGAGAATCCTACACCTTCAAGGGTGTTGAATCCCAAGTTTGACAGATTGTATATGTGTCTGGACGCATGTAAGAAGGCATTTCTATCTGCATGTAGGCCTATAGTTGGACTGGATGGTTGCTTTCTTAAAGGTATGTATGGTGGTCAATTGCTAGCAGCTGTAGGGAGAGATCCTAATGATGGGATGCTGCCAATTGCAATTGCAGTTGTGAGGGTGGAGAACACAGAGACATGGGACTAG
- the LOC120006466 gene encoding uncharacterized protein LOC120006466: protein MTRLLEDIGSKGKITFISDRQKGLVHVLEALEGQHEHRFCVRHMYNNISKRFPGIQLKELMWKAARATYREAWERDMKEIEKVNPGAYAELNGIDPRLWCKSHFSGYAKCDTLLNNMSETFNSTILKFREKPIATMLDEIKGYFMTRWAENRIKINRYQGNVLPKIKKKLEIEHKKCGKWLPKWAGDMKFEVICMQQKFVVDLDAIYCSCRKWDLTGIPCRHAVSCIYSRRRKIEEFEPDCFKREAFNLCYSYLIYPTEGPERWPKTQHDDILPPSVQKATGRPKKKRRREAGELLNGKASKVDMKMRCNKCGGDKLNARTCSVVQVLTQTVNPIAGVPPVRVNTAGNSVSSSVTVPPMAPTGVANNVRPRVGTHTLAVIGARKSLRPRVGLPPVAVTGANNVRPRGDLPPVRGTAAATSVRPNRPLTRQVAEQWRPFSTISDDGKTGYFVRPTRRSNMQPAVPKIPVFRPQTRSTKYYGPNTYTVKDPCTGAVSVIQGPSYSENMVSAATKQASTIAYEKGNTTGSSSGSTTGTGTQQSVNK, encoded by the exons ATGACAAGGTTGTTAGAAGACATTGGTTCCAAAGGGAAGATCACTTTCATAAGCGACAGACAGAAG GGGTTGGTACATGTATTAGAAGCATTGGAAGGACAACATGAGCATAGATTCTGTGTACGTCATATGTATAACAACATTAGCAAGAGATTTCCTGGCATTCAGTTGAAAGAATTGATGTGGAAGGCTGCCAGAGCCACATATAGGGAAGCATGGGAAAGGGACATGAAGGAGATTGAAAAGGTTAATCCTGGTGCATATGCAGAATTGAATGGAATTGATCCTAGATTGTGGTGTAAGTCACATTTTAGTGGTTATGCCAAGTGCGATACCTTGTTGAATAATATGTCGGAGACCTTCAACTCAACCATCCTGAAATTCAGAGAGAAACCAATAGCGACAATGTTGGATGAGATCAAAGGATACTTCATGACAAGGTGGGCAGAGAATAGGATCAAGATCAATAGGTATCAAGGTAATGTTCTTccaaagataaagaagaaattAGAGATTGAGCATAAAAAATGTGGGAAGTGGTTACCAAAATGGGCAGGAGATATGAAATTTGAGGTCATTTGCATGCAACAGAAGTTTGTGGTTGATCTTGATGCCATTTATTGTAGTTGCAGGAAATGGGATCTAACAGGAATACCATGTAGGCATGCTGTTAGCTGCATATATAGTAGAAGGAGGAAGATTGAGGAGTTCGAGCCTGATTGTTTCAAAAGGGAGGCATTTAATCTGTGCTATTCATATCTGATATACCCAACAGAAGGGCCAGAGAGATGGCCAAAAACACAACACGATGATATTCTGCCCCCATCTGTGCAGAAGGCTACTGGGAGGCCtaaaaagaagaggagaagagaagcTGGTGAACTATTGAATGGGAAAGCTTCAAAGGTTGACATGAAGATGAGGTGCAACAAATGTGGTGGTGATAAGCTCAATGCAAGGACATGTAGTGTTGTTCAAGTTCTGACTCAAACTGTGAATCCTATTGCCGGTGTACCTCCAGTGAGAGTTAATACTGCTGGAAATAGTGTGAGTTCTAGTGTAACCGTACCTCCAATGGCTCCAACTGGTGTTGCAAATAATGTGAGGCCTAGGGTAGGTACACATACATTGGCTGTTATTGGTGCTAGAAAGAGTTTGAGGCCTAGGGTAGGTTTACCACCAGTGGCTGTTACTGGTGCAAATAATGTGAGGCCTAGAGGAGATTTACCACCAGTGAGAGGAACTGCTGCTGCCACCAGTGTGAGGCCTAATAGGCCACTTACCAGACAAGTTGCCGAACAGTGGAGGCCATTTAGCACTATTAGTGATGATGGTAAAACTGGATACTTTGTGAGGCCCACTAGAAGGAGCAATATGCAACCTGCTGTACCAAAAATTCCTGTTTTTAGGCCTCAGACAAGGTCAACCAAATACTATGGCCCTAACACTTACACCGTCAAAGATCCATGTACTGGGGCTGTAAGTGTTATTCAAGGTCCAAGTTATTCAGAAAATATGGTCTCTGCCGCAACAAAGCAG GCTTCTACTATAGCATATGAGAAGGGCAACACTACTGGATCGTCTTCGGGATCCACAACTGGCACTGGAACTCAACAATCTGTGAACAAGTGA
- the LOC120016029 gene encoding uncharacterized protein LOC120016029 isoform X2 — protein sequence MRFLTIWMLFLPHCTISAVVHAIPANGTCHNTCGTIPVRFPFGTGFGCGHPDFARYMRCNSAEILEFSTATGIYTISSIDYPSSTVVVTDPLMSTCSSMQNSGSFGLDRASPFTLTNDNIFVLLGCSTTSPLFDRNQDLCDTGSGSRVCRGLYSCKGVTGIGLQQNAPISTCCVYESPIQLGTGYTLDVPKLQCSSYTSVYGFGGDRGDPMTWKFGISLSYNDSYYTDECKDCEATGGMCGFAGLDGSFACICRTGVNTTNNCYGYASSGTGMPKIQTILSIGGFMLSWIGLFI from the exons ATGA GGTTCTTAACCATTTGGATGCTTTTCCTCCCTCATTGTACTATCTCTGCTGTTGTTCACGCCATCCCAGCTAATGGTACTTGCCACAACACCTGCGGAACAATACCAGTGAGGTTCCCCTTTGGTACTGGATTTGGATGTGGACACCCAGACTTTGCTAGATACATGAGATGCAACTCTGCAGAGATACTTGAGTTCTCAACAGCCACTGGAATCTACACTATCTCTTCAATTGATTATCCAAGCAGCACAGTAGTGGTCACAGACCCTCTCATGTCAACTTGCAGTTCAATGCAGAACTCAGGGAGCTTTGGTTTGGATCGGGCAAGCCCTTTTACTCTAACAAATGACAATATCTTTGTTTTGCTGGGGTGTTCAACGACTTCTCCTTTGTTCGATCGAAACCAAGATTTGTGCGACACTGGATCTGGTTCTCGAGTTTGTAGAGGGCTATATTCTTGCAAGGGAGTGACAGGCATTGGGTTGCAGCAGAATGCACCAATATCAACATGTTGTGTTTATGAGTCACCAATTCAGCTTGGAACTGGTTACACATTGGATGTCCCAAAGCTGCAATGTTCATCATATACGTCAGTATATGGGTTTGGGGGTGATAGGGGTGATCCAATGACATGGAAATTTGGCATCTCCCTGAGTTATAATGATTCTTATTATACTGATGAATGCAAGGACTGTGAAGCTACTGGGGGTATGTGTGGGTTTGCTGGTTTGGATGGGTcttttgcttgcatttgcagAACTGGTGTGAATACCACCAACAATTGCTATG gATATGCCTCGAGTGGGACAGGGATGCCAAAAATTCAAACCATATTGAGCATTGGAG GTTTTATGCTCTCATGGATTGGTCTCTTCATCTGA
- the LOC120016029 gene encoding uncharacterized protein LOC120016029 isoform X1, which yields MLLGLVAGFLTIWMLFLPHCTISAVVHAIPANGTCHNTCGTIPVRFPFGTGFGCGHPDFARYMRCNSAEILEFSTATGIYTISSIDYPSSTVVVTDPLMSTCSSMQNSGSFGLDRASPFTLTNDNIFVLLGCSTTSPLFDRNQDLCDTGSGSRVCRGLYSCKGVTGIGLQQNAPISTCCVYESPIQLGTGYTLDVPKLQCSSYTSVYGFGGDRGDPMTWKFGISLSYNDSYYTDECKDCEATGGMCGFAGLDGSFACICRTGVNTTNNCYGYASSGTGMPKIQTILSIGGFMLSWIGLFI from the exons ATGTTACTTGGCTTGGTTGCAGGGTTCTTAACCATTTGGATGCTTTTCCTCCCTCATTGTACTATCTCTGCTGTTGTTCACGCCATCCCAGCTAATGGTACTTGCCACAACACCTGCGGAACAATACCAGTGAGGTTCCCCTTTGGTACTGGATTTGGATGTGGACACCCAGACTTTGCTAGATACATGAGATGCAACTCTGCAGAGATACTTGAGTTCTCAACAGCCACTGGAATCTACACTATCTCTTCAATTGATTATCCAAGCAGCACAGTAGTGGTCACAGACCCTCTCATGTCAACTTGCAGTTCAATGCAGAACTCAGGGAGCTTTGGTTTGGATCGGGCAAGCCCTTTTACTCTAACAAATGACAATATCTTTGTTTTGCTGGGGTGTTCAACGACTTCTCCTTTGTTCGATCGAAACCAAGATTTGTGCGACACTGGATCTGGTTCTCGAGTTTGTAGAGGGCTATATTCTTGCAAGGGAGTGACAGGCATTGGGTTGCAGCAGAATGCACCAATATCAACATGTTGTGTTTATGAGTCACCAATTCAGCTTGGAACTGGTTACACATTGGATGTCCCAAAGCTGCAATGTTCATCATATACGTCAGTATATGGGTTTGGGGGTGATAGGGGTGATCCAATGACATGGAAATTTGGCATCTCCCTGAGTTATAATGATTCTTATTATACTGATGAATGCAAGGACTGTGAAGCTACTGGGGGTATGTGTGGGTTTGCTGGTTTGGATGGGTcttttgcttgcatttgcagAACTGGTGTGAATACCACCAACAATTGCTATG gATATGCCTCGAGTGGGACAGGGATGCCAAAAATTCAAACCATATTGAGCATTGGAG GTTTTATGCTCTCATGGATTGGTCTCTTCATCTGA